A section of the Paenibacillus odorifer genome encodes:
- the lspA gene encoding signal peptidase II, giving the protein MVYYLIALIVFLVDQGTKYLIATRLEIGEQISVIGDFFLITSHRNRGAAFGILEGQQWFFFLVTVVVVSGIVWYLNKTRHSRKLLSVALGLVLGGAIGNFLDRIINGEVVDFLLFNFGSYSFPIFNVADSCIVIGVGLILLDSFRDLKNGEEITEIKEVKEAKEVREGNE; this is encoded by the coding sequence GTGGTGTACTATTTGATTGCTCTTATTGTATTTTTGGTGGATCAAGGGACAAAGTATCTCATTGCTACACGTCTGGAGATTGGAGAACAGATTTCTGTTATCGGAGATTTTTTCCTGATTACCTCTCATCGCAATCGCGGGGCTGCTTTTGGGATTCTCGAAGGTCAGCAATGGTTCTTCTTTCTAGTTACGGTTGTAGTGGTTAGTGGTATCGTTTGGTATTTGAACAAGACTAGACACTCGCGGAAGCTGTTATCTGTTGCCCTAGGGCTTGTACTGGGTGGAGCTATCGGTAACTTCCTGGACCGGATAATCAATGGTGAGGTTGTTGATTTCCTTCTGTTCAATTTTGGGAGCTATAGCTTCCCGATTTTTAATGTGGCGGATTCTTGTATCGTCATTGGGGTTGGATTGATTCTTCTGGATTCTTTTCGTGACCTTAAGAACGGCGAAGAAATTACGGAAATAAAAGAAGTAAAAGAAGCAAAGGAAGTAAGAGAAGGGAATGAATGA
- a CDS encoding RluA family pseudouridine synthase: protein MNDLNKDVNHQAASTSEEERDVTEWTVSAENARERIDKYITESWEEEISRSQVQLWISGGNVTVNGKPVKANYKLSEGDVVSVVVPEAEVTDLIAENIPLEVVYEDSDVIVINKPRGMVVHPAAGHPSGTLVNALMYHCKDLSGINGEIRPGIVHRIDKDTSGLIMVAKNDASHASLAAQLKEHSVTRRYIAVVHGNLSHDKGTVDAPIGRDPHDRKLYTVTEKNSKKSVTHFTVMERFGDCTLLELQLETGRTHQIRVHMKFIGHPLVGDPIYGRSKGTTMNGQALHAAVLGFIHPTTGEYKEFSRPIPEDMEEVLFTLRSR, encoded by the coding sequence ATGAATGATTTGAATAAAGACGTCAATCACCAAGCGGCATCTACGAGCGAAGAAGAGAGGGACGTCACGGAATGGACCGTTTCGGCAGAGAACGCGCGGGAGCGAATCGATAAATATATTACGGAATCATGGGAAGAAGAAATTTCCCGTTCTCAGGTGCAGCTATGGATCAGCGGCGGTAACGTTACGGTTAATGGCAAGCCAGTGAAAGCCAACTATAAGCTATCGGAAGGCGACGTGGTTAGCGTTGTTGTCCCTGAAGCAGAAGTAACGGATTTGATCGCGGAGAACATTCCTCTTGAAGTTGTATATGAAGACAGCGATGTCATTGTGATTAATAAACCCCGGGGCATGGTTGTGCATCCAGCTGCGGGACATCCGTCAGGCACCTTAGTAAATGCGCTGATGTATCACTGTAAGGATCTGTCCGGCATTAACGGTGAGATTCGTCCAGGTATTGTACATCGGATCGATAAGGATACCTCTGGTCTTATCATGGTGGCTAAGAATGATGCCAGTCATGCCTCACTTGCCGCACAGCTTAAAGAGCATAGTGTTACGCGCCGATATATTGCAGTCGTACACGGCAACTTGTCGCATGATAAGGGCACTGTTGACGCACCGATTGGCAGAGATCCACATGATCGCAAGCTATACACAGTAACCGAAAAGAACAGCAAAAAATCCGTGACCCATTTTACAGTAATGGAACGCTTCGGAGATTGTACACTGCTGGAGCTGCAGCTGGAGACTGGCCGCACGCATCAGATCAGGGTACATATGAAGTTCATTGGCCATCCACTTGTAGGCGATCCGATATATGGACGCAGCAAGGGCACTACGATGAATGGACAAGCGTTGCATGCGGCGGTGCTCGGATTTATTCATCCTACCACAGGTGAATATAAAGAATTCAGCAGACCTATTCCGGAGGACATGGAAG